From the Hydrogenimonas thermophila genome, the window AGCTCTTTGGTTAGACTGTGATTAAGTTAAAGATCTGAAGTCTAATTTCTTCATTCTTGATAGTAATAATTTAGAGTTAATTTTTCAATCCTTTTTGGATGAAAATCTCTAAATTATTTCTATAAATGTATTATACGAGGTGGTAAAAGTGAATATATTCCGTAACTTTCTTGCACTACAACTCCTTATATGCTCTATTTTAGCAGTTTTTAGTTTTGGAAATGATGATTTTAAATCACTCTCTGCTGAGACAAAACAGTTGGTAAAGGTCTTTGATGTAAAAGGTCACCATGGAAAACTTGTTCGTTTTGAAAAAGTTGATGGAGTATGGCAAAAAGTTGGCGATAGCTGGGTAGTTAATGTAGGAAGAAACGGCGTACATAAAAGAAAAGAGGGTGATGGAAAGACTCCATCCGGTTATTTTGAGCTTATAGATGTTTACGGGTATAAAGATATAGAAACATCTATGCCTTTTTTCATCTCTACTAAAGATACCATCTGTGTAGATGACAGCAATTCAAGATACTACAATCGCATTGTAGAGGCAGAAA encodes:
- a CDS encoding L,D-transpeptidase family protein, producing the protein MNIFRNFLALQLLICSILAVFSFGNDDFKSLSAETKQLVKVFDVKGHHGKLVRFEKVDGVWQKVGDSWVVNVGRNGVHKRKEGDGKTPSGYFELIDVYGYKDIETSMPFFISTKDTICVDDSNSRYYNRIVEAENVKKDFKSFEWMRRDDDLYEVVVTVGYNRSNQPNLGSCIFLHIANGNKPTAGCVAMDRDHIFKLVKWLDPKKEPLILIMD